The nucleotide sequence GATATCCTAACAATAGCCTGCATTACGTAAATTACACATACGTCAAGATAACATTTTGCTAACATGTTTAATAAAATATAGTATAAAATATGATCTTATTCTCTTTGATATGAATATTATATAATTATGATGATAGGAGACACATCCTAACACTGTATAAGAGAACTTTTTTGTAGGTGTAAACAGtttagactaaaaaaaaaaagtttttccaTACACATGTTAACGATGATCCAGCTTCGCTAAAGTCTGCGAGTATGTGGtgaccccctcctcccccaatccTTCATGACAGTATAATTTTCAGTCTATATTCATCTATTGTGTGATGCCATAATCAACgaaaggtggagaggaggcTTTACCTTTACATGTATTATCCTACATCTCTTACTTTGAGTTAGTGTACCTCATCAAAAACAACCTCCCAGTGTCTGCTGCGTGTGTTCGTATCATGAAAGGCGGGTTCTTTCCACTCTCCTACATATCCATAATGAGGAATGCCAGATCAAATCTTACAACATTTTAAGAAGGATTAAagatatttattgatttttaacaaaaaaaaaaaataataataattgcaaatTTTATAtgcattataaagaaaaatcgAAATGTCAAAAATGCTGATTTTAGAGGGTCGAATAAGCTTCAAATTGATGTATAAATTTTCATCATATGAaacatattttttgtttaatttacttaagttatatatatatatatatataaatatatatatatatatatatatatatatatatatatatatatatatatatatatatatatatatatatatatatatatataatatgtacgAAAGCAGATAAGGAGTTTCAGATTTTAccagtgaaggggatgaaagattgtaaatactggtttactcttgcatCAATGatttggacagaataggggtcaGAGAAACTATATTTTATAGAAAGTCCTCATGTGTTGTACATTCTCTTCCAATTGGAAAGATTTCCCACTAAACAGCCTCGACCTCTTCAAAATTTAAATCAGGAAAACAAAATGTGGCAGTAATTCGAAATGCTgtcaagtaaaaaaacaaaaacaaatttgACGTTAATTAGGCAAGTTGCCTGTTGATGAGGCAAATAGGATGGTAattgaaaatcatgaaaaatccTGCACCGAGGCaaacaccagcaccacaaaAATACTCAAGCCGGAGCTATTTCAAGGACACATTCCTCAGGTAACACGGAAGGTAAACATGACGCCTTCCTTCTCAAAGATGAAGTTTGGGAAGACACGTCGTTCAACCTGACGGACAgattatgaatattaatattaattcactcacacacacacacacacacacacacacacacacacacacacacacacacacacacacacacacacacacacacacacacacacacacacacacacacacacacacacacacacacacacactctctctctctctctctctctctctctctctctctctctctctctctctctctctctctctctctctctctctctaccttgaTCCAAACTCCCTTCCGCTCCAGTTCCTCCATGTGGGGTTCCAGTTTTCCTGTGTAAGGTTCTGTCGGTTTCAGCTTCATCATCAGCACGACAATGAGCACCAATCCTCCTGTGGGGCAGTGAAGCAAGAGATAGTACATATTGCAAGTGTCTTAGCCAGATGTTTGGAATTCAACGAAAAGAACAATACGAGTGAAGAATTATATCTTATGCATTAAAGATTACGATATTTTTGTATGAAGAGGAAATTAAGTTTTATcgtcttactattttttttgtttttacttgcCAAAACTAAAGTTTTAAAGGTATTTTCTTTCGAAATGccgactttatttatttaacctaGCCACAACATAAcatttttcaaaatatatgtctTTTTGAGAGATATTTTTAAAAGATTGTGTTTTGTAATGGTATGTGTGTTAATGAACAAATGGATTGGGAAAATAACTATTCTTTAAAAGCACCAATGCTGGCAATGATGGCACAGTACATGTCAGTGTGGTAATGACGGCTGGCTGTCGCTCCAGTAAGGCGTCCCTCACTCACCTTTCTTGGCGACGCGCACTAGTTCATCCAGACCAGTGACCGGAATGTGGCCTTCATCAAATGACCCCGAGCTGATCACCACGTCATATGTGTCtgtagatacatacatatatatatatatatatatatatatatatatatatatatatatatatatatatatatatatatatatatatatatatatatatatatatatatatatatatattggtgtagCCATGGccataagataaaaaaagttgGAAACCACAAAACCAATTACGTAAAAACAATAACCAAAAACTCTTTGATTGACTTACTGGAGGGGACGGAGCATGGCCCAGTACCCAGGGATTCAGGGAACTCTTTGGTATACACGCCCTTCTCCCTTAGCACTCTCCGCATCCCCTCCGAGGGTTCCAGAGCGTGGATTTTCCTGGACGAGGAGAAATTGGAGTCTTACGACAGGTATAGAGACAACAATAGTaacagctgtagtagtagtagtagtagtagtagtagtagtagtagtagtagtagtagtagtagtagtagtaatagtagtagtagtagtagtagcagtagtagtagtagtagcagtagtagtagtagtagtagtagtagtagtagtggtagcaacagcagcagaagcagcagcagcagcattagtattaacagcagcagcagcagcagcagcagcagtagtggtagtagtagtagtagtagtagtagtagtagtagtagtagtagtagtagtaatagtagtagtagtagtagtagcagcagcagcagcagcagcagcagcagcagcagtaatataaGTAATAACAGTACGTAAtggtaatgtaatgtaatgtaatatcGTCGTCAATCAATAAACAATAGGACCGAATAGGCCATCCATCTACCTGAAGCCTTCCTTGTGAAGGCAggtgcccagccagccagtgcCGGCACCCACGTCCAGCACGCTTGTGGCTAAGCGGCTCTCAGGCGGCACTCGGCGAAGAACTTCCTGCAGAGCTATGATGGGGGCGTTGTAGATACCTTGCTTGATGATCTGCAGTGTACAAAGAAAGACATAGTGCTATTTGccgtttgttctctctctctctctctctctctctctctctctctctctctctctctctctctctctctctctctctctctctctctctctgtttcttcgtTTATTTACATAAATCATGACATTAGACATAATACAGAGTAGAAATACATTTGACTATAAatacaatagtaataatatgaaGCCAAAAATTTCCGGTGAGGTGCCAGGAACTATTTTTTGCTCACTCTGGTATAATAGGAATTAATAGAGGAGTACAGGCATCAGTGCAAACACACCAGCCAGGCATTGACGGTGCATTTAAAAGTCTGGAGCGTAGCAGCGTTATGGACCTCTGTCTGTCGCACCAGACTGTTCCACAGCTATAGTGTACCGTGGCAGGAAAGGAAATCCTGAGAACACTACAGAGCgcgcgactctctctctctctctctctctctctctctctctctctctctaactcaccTCTTCGAAGCTCGTGGACCAGTCATTGTAAGAGCCCACTACTGCATTAGGAGATATTCCTATCTTGAATGTTTTGGCAATCTTAATCTTTGTTGCTGTCATCAAGTCATTCTCAGTGTGGTCCTgaacaaaacgagaaaatgagaatggtgcttttttttttttttacattctagaaaagaaaaattcatatATTTGATGATGAAAAGTGTTATATTTTAAAAccggaggaaagaaaatagttaaAATATTTCAAAACACTAATTTCTGCTTTATGTCAATTATGAATCAATGAGACTAAACTGCAGAAACAAGTATAGCGAGTTAATTCTTTGCTGACGCCATCCTTGATTCCTCTCTCTTCAAGAACACCTTATCACAGTAAGGATTTGGAAAAATTATGACAGTGTTCCTATTGGAAGTAGTTGAGAGGACAAAttataaatacaaata is from Scylla paramamosain isolate STU-SP2022 chromosome 9, ASM3559412v1, whole genome shotgun sequence and encodes:
- the LOC135103555 gene encoding uncharacterized protein LOC135103555 codes for the protein MKIMSLRTSNNDHTENDLMTATKIKIAKTFKIGISPNAVVGSYNDWSTSFEEIIKQGIYNAPIIALQEVLRRVPPESRLATSVLDVGAGTGWLGTCLHKEGFRKIHALEPSEGMRRVLREKGVYTKEFPESLGTGPCSVPSNTYDVVISSGSFDEGHIPVTGLDELVRVAKKGGLVLIVVLMMKLKPTEPYTGKLEPHMEELERKGVWIKVERRVFPNFIFEKEGVMFTFRVT